ACTAAGGAGGTTGCTGTGAGTGACTTATCAGGAAAAGCTGCAATTGTTGGAGTGGATGAATCAGATGCGCTTGGAAGAGACTCTGGAAAATCATCCCTTCAACATCATGCTGAAGCATCATATAATGCTCTAGCTGATGCAGGATTAACAATGAAGGATGTCGATGCTATATATTGTGCAAATCCTTCTCCATTAACTATTGCTGAATATTTTGGGATAACACCGAAACATACTGATGGAACCTCTGTTGGGGGGTCTTCATTTGTTATTCATGTAGCTCATGCATTGGAAGCTATTGCTGCAGGAAGAATTGATGTTGCGTTGATTACACATGGTGAATCCGGGCGATCACAACGTAGCAGACCTGGTGCAGACTTAGGAGCCCCAGGATCTCAGTACGAATTACCTTTTGGGATAGCTGCCCCTCCCATGCAATATGCTATGGCATGTAATAGATATATGCATATATATGGTGAAGACAAAACTAGACAAGCAATGGCTGAGATCGCAGTTGCTACACGAAAATGGGCTAATCTAAATGAAAAAGCATTTTTTTATGAAACTCCTATGTCTTTTGACGAATACCATGATTCTCGTTGGATAGTATATCCTTTTCACTTGCCTGATTGTTGTTTAACAATTGATGGCGGTGGTGCATGTGTTGTGGTTTCTCCTGAGGTAGCAAAAAGTTGTGCAAAAAAACCAGTTTGGGTTTATGGAGCTGGTGAGGCCCACG
This genomic window from SAR202 cluster bacterium contains:
- a CDS encoding thiolase — encoded protein: MSDLSGKAAIVGVDESDALGRDSGKSSLQHHAEASYNALADAGLTMKDVDAIYCANPSPLTIAEYFGITPKHTDGTSVGGSSFVIHVAHALEAIAAGRIDVALITHGESGRSQRSRPGADLGAPGSQYELPFGIAAPPMQYAMACNRYMHIYGEDKTRQAMAEIAVATRKWANLNEKAFFYETPMSFDEYHDSRWIVYPFHLPDCCLTIDGGGACVVVSPEVAKSCAKKPVWVYGAGEAHDHGLISQMPDLTRTIAHQSGPEAMQMAGISHSDVDLAMIYDSFTYTVLTTLESLGFCGPGEGADFVANQRTAPGGDFAMNTNGGGLSYCHTGMYGMFLLLEATRQLRGEAGARQVENCKTSLVNGTGGALSSTGTLVLGV